The segment CGGTGCGGAACAGGTCGAGCACGCGCTCGCGCTCGGCCGCGTCGACCGCGGCGGGCATCGCAACGCCCGCCGCCGCCTCGGACGCGCCAACCGGCGCAGGCGCGGCCGCGCACGCGAAGTCGCTGCGCACGAACGGCGGCACGTCGGCCGTGCACGTGCCCTGCGTGTATTCCGCGTAGACGAAATCACCGTCGACGATCGCGACGTCGTGCGGTTGCGCGGCAACGACCGGCGCGCGTCCGTCGACCGCCGTCTTCATGTAGTCGAGCCACACCGGCAGCGCGAGCGTCGCGCCGGTCGCGCGCCCCACGCCGCGCGGCGTGTCGTAGCCGAGCCACGCGACCGCGACGACGCCCGACGAATAGCCGGCGAACCACACGTCCTTCGAGCTGTTCGACGTGCCCGTCTTGCCCGCCGCGTCGTCGCGGCGCAACGCGAGCGCGCCGCGTCCGGTGCCCGCGCTCACGACGTCGCGCAGCATGCTGTCCATCATGAACGCGTTGCGCGCGGAGATCACGCGCGCGCCGGCCGCGGGCGGCGCTTCGTACAGCACGCCGCCGTGCCGCTGCTTCACCGACGCGACCAGGCGCGGCTCCAGCCGCATCCCGCCGTTCGCGAACACCGCATACGCACTCGCCAGCTCGAGCGGCGTGACCGCGCCCGAACCGAGCGCGAGCGGCAGCGACGCGGGATTGCGCTGCGCGTCGAACCCGAAGCGCATCGCATGCTGCTGCACGTATTGCGGATCGGCCGCCTGCATCAGGCTCACCGCGACGAGGTTCTTCGAGCGCACGAGGCCGCGCCGCACCGGGATGAAGCCTTCGTAGCGGTTGCCGAAATTGCGCGGCCGCCACGACTGCGCGCCGGTTTCCGCGCGGGTCAGCGTGCGCTGCGCATCGTCGACGAGCACGCCCGGGAAATAGCCTTTCTCCAGCGCCGCCGAATAGACGAACGGCTTGAAGCTGGACCCCGGCTGGCGATACGCCTGCAGCGCGTGATCGAACCCGTTGCGGGCAAAATCCGCGCCGCCGACGAGCGCGAGCATGTCGCCGGTCGCCGCGTCGAGCGACACCAGCGCGCCTTCGAGCGCAGGCTTCGCATCGCGCGCCGCCGGCTGGCGCCGCAGCCCGCGCGCGAGCGCCGCTTCGGCCGCGTGCTGGTCGCGCATCGAGATCGTCGTCGTCACGTCGAGGCCGAGCGTGTACGCATCGTCGTGGAAGCGCTCGACCATCATGCGCCGCGCGCGTTCGGCCACATACGGCGCGGCGAGAATGCCGGGCGGCGGCGTGGTCGACAGCGCGATCGGCGCGTCGACGGCCGCGCGATACGTCGCGTCGTCGAGCCGGCCGAGCGCATGCATGCGGCCGAGCACGTAGTTGCGGCGCGCAGTCGCGCGCGCGGGATTGACGACCGGGTTGAACGCGGACGGCGCCTTCGGCAATCCGGCCAGCACCGCCGCCTCGCCCGCGCTCAGCGCAGCGAGCGGCTTGCCGAAATACACCGACGCGGCGGCCGCGAAGCCGTATGCGCGCTCGCCGAGGTAGATCTCGTTCATGTACAGCTCGAGCAGCTTGTCCTTGCTGTATTCGCGCTCGAGCTTGTACGCCATCAGGATCTCGGCGAGCTTGCGGCTCAGCACCTTGTCGCGCGTCAGGTAGAAGTTGCGCGCGACCTGCATCGTGATCGTGCTGCCGCCCTGGCCCGGCTGCCCGGTGACGAGGTTCGCGAACGTCGCGCGCGCGAGCCCGCCGAGGTCGACCGCGCCATGGCGGTAAAACTGCGCGTCCTCGGCCGCGAGCAGCGCGTCGCGCATCAGCGGCGGCATGCGTTCGAGCGGCACGAACTCGCGGCGTTCGACGCCGTATTCGGCGAGCAGTTCGCCGTCGCGCGCAAAGACCCGCAGCGGCAGCGCCGGACGATAGATGGCCAGATGCTCGACGGACGGCAACTGCGTCCAGATGCGATGGATCGTCCACGCGCCGATGCCGGCGCACGCGACCGTCAGCCCCAGCAGCACGCCGGCGAGCGTACGCCAGACGCGGCGGCGCGACGGTGCGGGAGGTGGGGAAGCGGGGGTGTCGGTCATGTCGGGCTCCTTCTTCGATGCCGTGAATCAGCGGCGCGCGGCCTGTCGCCGCTCGTCGCGAAAGGCGCGCATTGTCGAAGGGATGCCCCGAAACCGGAACATTCTTTAGCCAATGTTGGGCTGGCTAAATTTTATTTAGGGATCGGTCGGAGTCGCGCGCGGCGAGCGATTCGCCTGTTGTCGCGCAACGCTCGGCGCCTCGCCGGTCCACCGCTTGTAGGCTTGCGAAAACGACGACACGTCGCAGAACCCCAGCGCCTGCGCGATCTCCTTGATGGGCAGGCGCCCCTCGGCGATCAGTACCTGCGCGCGGGCCTTGCGCACGGCGTTCGAGATGTCCCGGAAGCATGCGCCTTGCTCCTGAAGCCGGCGCTTGAGCGTGCGCTCGCTGGTGTTGAGCAGCGTCGCGATGTCCTTCAGCTTCGGAGGGCTGTCGAATGTGCGGGTGGCCAGGTATTCGTTCAGGAACGACGCCATGTCGAGGCGGGTGCGCCTGCGCGCGAGCAGCTCGGCGCACATGCGCTCGCACATCGCCGCCGTGACGGCATTCGCCTGCGGCAGCGGCCGTTCGAGATGGGCATGCTCGAACGTGAGCGTGTTGGCGGGCTGACCCGACCGGACCTTGGCGCCGAGCACGTGGCTCCGTCCGCCCGGCTCGTCGCCGTAAGCGAGGTCGAACGCGGCGAGTTCGAACGCGCTACCGATCACGTCGCGCAGCACCCGGCAGGTCGCACCCATCGCCCGCTCGACGAAGAAGCGCTGCAATGGCCCGGACAGCTCCGGCGAAGGCTCGAACGTGATCACGTCATCACGCCCCGCGCGGCGATGCGCGATTCCGACGAAGGTATAGGTCAGCGCCGGATAGCGGCGCGCGAGCGCAACGGCCGCCATGCCCGTCGCGCTGCTGAGCAGGCCGTACCCGAGCAGCCCGTAGGCCGACAGGTGGTAGGACAGGCCGACCTTCAGGCCGAGGCCGGATTCGTGCCGGGTCAACCGCAACAGGTTCGACGCGACCGTCAGCTCCTGCGCGGCCAGCACCGTGAAGTCGGGGTCGGCGAGTTGCTTCAGCGTGAGTTGCGAGCCCTCGAGCAACGCCGACGGCGCGATCTGCCTGCCGCGTCCATACTCGATCATGAGCAGGACGGAAGCCGGACTGCGTGCAAAGTTCCAGACGTTCATGGGGCGCCTCGCCACGGGGGTTGGCCTAGATTCTAAAGCGATTGGCCTGTCCCGGCATGGACCGCACCGGGGCCGCCGGATCAAGATTGGCGGCATCGCAACCCGCACCGCAACGTCGCCATGAACGTCGCCCCAGTTATCCGTCGAGCCCGGGCCCTGCTGCTCGTCCTCGGCCTGTCGAGCGGCCTGGGCGCACCCGCGCACGCCGACGACGCCGCCCCGTTCAACCCACCGGACACCGCCACCATGCCCAAGACCTACGCAAGCCAGACCGTCTGGCGCGACATGCAGAAGTTCCTCCCGCCCGACTTCCAGTGGAAGGACGACCAGCTGCCCCGAGAGGAATGGTGGAGCTGGCACGGCAATCGCCTCCATCTCGACACGTACCGCAATCCGCGGGCGTTGGTGAAGGTCATCCTGTTCCACGGCGTGGGCACCAACGGGCGGCAGATGTCGATGATCCTCGGCGAGCAGCTCGCGCGGCGCGGCTACGAGACGATCGCGGTCGACATGCCGGAATACGGGATGACCGAGGTCGCCAAGGGCGCGCTGATCCGTTACGACGACTGGGTGCGCGCCGGCAGCGATCTCGTCGACGCGGAGCGAGCCCGCGACGGCCGTCCCATCGTGCTCTACGGACTGAGCGCGGGCGGCATGCTCACGTACCACGTTGCGGCGATGAACCGGAAGGTGAAGGGGATGGCATGACGTTTCTCGATCAGCGCACTCAACAGGTGCGCGACGAGACCGCGCGCAATCTGTTCATGAGCCGCGTCGGCGGCCCGATGACGAACTTCGCCGCGAAGACGCCGCTGAAGACGCTGCGCGTACCGATGACGCTGGCGAGCAAGATGTCCGCGCTGGTCAACAACGACGCCGCGCTGAAGGTCTGGCTGTCCGACCGGCGCTCCGCGGGCAACGCGATGACGATGGCCTTTCTCAGTTCCTATGTGTCGTATCGGCCTGTGACGGAGCCGGAGGATTTCGACGTCTGCCCGGTCCTGCTGACCCAGCCCGCGGCCGACCGATGGACGCCGCTGCATCTCAGCGAGCCGTTCCTCGAGCGGATCCGGAAGGTGCCGGTGAAAGTCGTCATGCTCGACAACGCGGGGCACTATCCGCTCGAGCAGCCGGGGCTCGGTCAAATGGTGGATGCGATCGATGCGTTCTATCGCGAGGTGACGGCGCAGTCATCGGTTGCCGACTGAGCTCACAGCTTCTGCACTTCCATCGGCCCGACCAATGCGAACACAAAGTAGCCGGTCTTCGATGTGAATGGGCCGTCGCTCCAACCCTTGGGTACGTGGATCAACGCAAAAGTATTCGTTTGAATACCGTCGACGGCCACTTCAACCTTGTGCCGGGTCAACTGCTCAAGATCGGCTTTGGCGAACGGCTTGATGGCAGATCAAACTTCATCTGATGATTCCGGTGATGTCAGCACGACGGTTCGTGATCCGGATCCGCCTGGCATACCTCCAGATAAGTTTTATCCACGGCGCGCAGAAATGCCTTGCGTCCGCCCTCCAAGGCCACCGCAAGATGCTCTGCGGACGGTACGGGCATGACGCGTCCGTCAGGCGACATAGCGTAGCCGAGATCCACGAAAGCATCGTCTGATGAGCGTAGCGTTCCGATCCAATAGGTGATGGTCACCGATTGGGCGGCCCCCGTCGCGCCGTTGTAGCCAATATCGAATCGGCCGACCTTGAACTTCTCCGGCCTCATCTTCTCCGCATACGCCAGCACGTCGGAGACGGTCGCACCATCTTTCGTCCGGTGTTGCTTGACGGCCTGGATCCACTTTGACTCCACCGGAGCCGGCAAGGCCTTCGGCTTTGGCGAAGCGGACGCCATGCTCCCATTACCGAGGAAGAGAACAAGGGCAATCCAGCAGGCTGAAAATCCTCTGATCGTGTGACGAGCTGTCTTCAATGAACTGTTTTCCTGTGCGTGCGATCGAGCTTGCAGATCGTTCGAAATGTCGGCGGCATAACAGGATAGCAAACCGGCCATCACGCGATCTCTCGCTGAATAGTTCGGAATAAATACCGTAAAGCACATTTCGACGAACGAAAACAAAAAGCCTGCCGACTTTCGCCGGCAGGCTTTTTCAACGATCACGCGTTTCGCTCAGCGCGCCGCGTTCAGCGTCAGGTTCATGTGACGGTTCACGTCCTTGTACAGCAGGTAGCGGAAGCGGCCGGGGCCGCCCGAGTAGCACGCCTGCGGGCAGAACGCGCGCAGCCACATGAAGTCGCCCGCTTCGACCTCGACCCAGTCCTGGTTCAGGCGATAGACGGCCTTGCCTTCGAGCACGTACAGCCCGTGCTCCATCACGTGCGTCTCCGCGAACGGAATCACGCCGCCCGGCTGGAACGTCACGATGTTCACGTGCATGTCGTGACGCATGTCGCTCATGTCGACGAAACGCGTCGTCACCCAGGCGCCGTCGGTGCCCGGCATCGGAATCGGCTCGACGTCCTGCTCGTTTGTCACGAACGCTTCCGGCAGCGCAATGCCGTCGACGGCCTGGTAGCGCTTGCGGATCCAGTGGAAGCGCGCGGCGGCATCGCTGACGTTGTGCAGCGTCCAGTTCGCGCCCGGCGGAATGAACGCGTAGCCGCCCGGCTTCAGCACGTGCTTCGAGCCCTGCAGCGTCAGTTCGACTTCACCCTCGACGACGAACAGCACGGCTTCGGCTTCCTTGTCCTGCTCGGGCTTGTCGCTGCCGCCGCCCGGGTTCACTTCGACGATGTACTGCGAGAAGGTCTCGGCGAAGCCCGACAGCGGACGCGCGATCACCCACAGGCGCGTGTTCGTCCAGAACGGCAGCCAGCTCGTCACGATGTCGCGCATCACGCCCTTCGGAATCACCGCGTACGCCTCGGTGAACATCGCGCGATCGGTCAGCAGGTCGGTCTGCGGCGGGTGGCCGCCGTGCGGCGCGTAATACGTTGTCTTAGACATAAGCATCCAGGCAATGGGTTGGTCCGTTCCCCGGCGGCGTGACGCCGTTGCCGGGGAAACGTGAAAGCGGTTCGGCTTCCGGTCGGTCGGCCAGGTTCGCGACGCGGCGGCGCTCGCCGGCCCGCACGGCCTTGCGGTGACGCAACGGCGGCGGGCACGGTTGACGATATCGGAGTCGTCCGCGATTCACCAATTAAATGTTGGGATGGATGCCATTCGTTTTCGCACTGCCCGCGCGGCGCGCAGCGGCGTACGAAAAATATGCGTGGAATCAGGAAGGCACACGCACGCGGCGTGCGGATCGGGAGAAATTCAGGGAAGCGGGTGTGGCGAGGAAACCTGCAGTGCCCGGCGGACGCGGGCGGCGCGTGCCGCCCGGCCGGGTCTTGAGCGTGACCGCCGCGTACTGCGGCGCGCCAGTCGCGCACCGCTCACGCCGGCGTGTCACACGCGGGGACGATCAGTCCCAGTCGCGACGATGATGCTTATGCTTGTGACGGCGATAGCCGCGATCGTCGTCATAGGAGTTGCTGCGCGACACGTTGCCGCCCAGTGCCGCGCCTGCGCCGCCGCCGACGGCCGCGCCGAGGAGGCCGCCCGAGCGGCCGCCCATCGCGTTGCCCGCCGCGGTGCCTGCGCCGCCGCCGAGCGCGCCGCCGATGATCGCGCCGGTGCGCTCGCGACGGTTCGACGTGATCGCGCCGCCGGCGCCACCGCCGATCGCGCCGCCGATCACCGAGCCGGTGCTGCCACCGACCGCGCCGCCGACCGCCGCGCCGGCTACCCCGCCGAGCGCGCCGCCAAGCGCGTTGTTCAAATCGCTAGCTGCTGCCGGCAGCGCAGTCGCGCCGGCAAGAGCGGCGACGACGAGGGTGGGGGCGATCTTCTTCCACATGCCCGTATTCTTCCTTGTTCGCAATCTGGTTATCGAGAGTTCGCTCTGGTATGACGATTCGTGTCGACCGGGCCGTTCGATGCAGCGTGCGGAGGGTCGGACGAATTCATTTCAACGAGCTTGCGGCGAAGAATAGCATCGGTCCCCGGCGCTTGCCCTCTACATTGTGGTAACAAGATGTTTGCGCTTTGGAAACACTCGGCGTACATGTCGCGGCAAGTCCGGAAACCCGCGCCGGCACTCGCTTGCGCAGAGGTTCCGGCACCTCTGGAACGAGGCGCCGGCCGCGTCGCGCAAACGCAACTCGCGGCAACGCCGGACGCCGATCGAGGGCTCGCGGTTGTGCGCGACGGGCAAAGAGGGTCAGTAGACGCCGGGAATCAGCCGCCAGGTTCGCGCGCAATACGCGTCGTACTCGGCACCGAAATGCGAGCGCAGCAGCGCTTCCTCGGAACGGATGCGCGCGATGAGCGGCGCAATCGTCAGCATGGTCAGCAGCACGCCGACGCCGGCGCGAAACGCCAGCGCCCAGCCGAGCGAATTGACGAGCAGGCCGAGATAGCTCGGGTTGCGGATCACGCGATAGATGCCGTCCGTGACCAGCGTATGGCCGGGCTGGATCGCGACCAGTCCGCTGAAGCGGCGGCCCAGCACGAACACCGGCCAGAGGCGCAACGCGCCGCCGGCGATATACAGCGCGACGCCGACCCAGCGCAGCGTTTCCCCATCGAGCGTCCAGACGTCCAGCCGGTCCGTGACCGCGGGCAGGTATGCGGCGCCGAAACCGATCGCGCCGAACGCGGCGAGCACCCAGCGATTGCCGCGATCCTCGCGCTCGCCGGGGCTCAGATTGCCGCTGCTGAAGGCCGCGACGACGGTCATGACGATCGTCGCGATCGCGACGACCGTCAGCGCGGGATGCGAGAAGAACGCGGCGAACCCGCCGCTGCCGAGCACGGCGAGCCCGAGGTAGACGAGCGTGGCCGCGACCGACAGGGCCGCGACCTTGGGCGTGAGCGTCATGGCTGCCTCGCTGGGACGAGCGCTTTCCGCAGAAGTATAGGACGGCGTCCCGCCGCTCGCGTCGCGGTGCGCGGCCCAGCGAGCCGGCGCCTGTTTGCGGCCGGCGCCGCGTCAGCGAACGCGGAAGGAACCGCCGATACCGATGCTGACCGGCGGCGCGTAATAGGCGGGCGCGTAGCCGTAGTAGGCCGGCGCAGGCGCATAGCCGTACGGCGGCGCGACGACGCAGCCGGACAGGCCGCCGATCAGCGCGAGCGTGAGGAAAAGTCTGGACATGAGGGTTTCCGGTACAGGACGAATGACGCCGTGCCAAGGCTGCGCCGCGGGACGCGATGCGCCCACTACGAAAGGCTCGAACAGCGGTCCATATCGTCCGATGAAGCAATGAACCGAGTGTAGCGCCGGCGCGCCTGCCACACGTTTCGCGCGCCGTTACACGTGTTACCCGGGATGACCGCTGAAACACCCGGCGAGCCGGACGCTACCGCCCTGGTCAGACGAAGCGTTCGCGAATGCGCCGCGCGATCGATTCGAGGGTCGCCGCATCAGCGACATCACGCGCATGCAGCTTCAGCGCAGCACCTTCCCAGCGCGGGATCACATGGAAGTGCACGTGCGCGACCGTCTGGCCCGCGGCGCGACCGTTGAACTGGCCGATGAACATGCCGTCCGGCTGCAGCGCATCGCGCACGGCGGTCGCGACGCGCTGCGTCATGCGGATGCCGGCAGCCGCGGCATCGGCGGACAGGTCGAAGATTTCCGCTGCGTGCTCCTTCGGGATCACGAGCACGTGACCGTCCGCCTGCGGCATCAGGTCCATGATCGCGAGCGTGGCGTCGTCCTCCGCGACCTTGACGCACGGCAGGTCGCCGCGAAGGATTTTTGCGAACGGGTTGTTGTGGTCGTAAGACATGGCAGGTTCCAAAGAGGTGAGTCCGGGATGTCGATCGAGTCCGGACGATTATCGGCCGACCGCTGGACGGATTTCAACCTGTCAGGTTGCGCCGGTGCGCGGCACGCATCGATGCATGCGCAACCTATGCAGCAGACGAAAGGAATAAGCGTGTGCGGCAATTCGTTAACCGACAGCGCCGATTCGCGCCGCACCCCCGCGCGCGAGCCGGCGCCGGACACCCGTCGACTGCGCTGCCCGGCAGCCCGGATGATCTTTCGTGATCGTCTACCGGAGTCATGCCATGAACCCTCTCCCGTCCTGTCGTTCCCCCGACCTGCCGGCCATCGCCCGCACGTCGCGCGCGATGGCCCGCACGCTACGCCGAGTGGTCTGCGGCGCCGGCCTGGTCGCGCTATCGTCGACCTTCGCATGGGCTGACGGCGGAACGATCCTGCCGCCGTCGTCCGTCATCGCGTCGACGGTGCCAGCAGCGCCGGCGAACGGCGACCTCAACCCGTACGGCATCGCCTTCGTCCCGCCCGACGTGCCGGCATGGAGCACGCTGAAACCGGGCGACGTCATCGTGTCGAACTTCAACAACAGCGCGAACCTGCAAGGCACCGGCACGACGATCGTGAAGCTGTCGCCCGACAACTCGCCGACGGTCTTCTTCCAGGGCCAGAACCTGGGTCTCACGACCGCACTCGCGGCGCTGCGCAACGGCTTCGTGCTGGTCGGCAACGTGCCGACGTCGGACGGCCAGCACGTCGTCCCGCCGGGCTCGCTGCTCGTCATCAATCCGCAAGGCAATCTCGTCAAGCCACTGGTCGATGCCACGCTGCTCGACGGACCATGGGACATGACCGTGATCGACCGTGGCCAGCGCGTGACCGCGTTCGTGTCGAACGTGCTGAACGGAACGGTTGCGCGGATCGATCTCATGTTCGACAACAACGGCGGCGTCACGATGCTGAAGAGCTCGCGCATCATCGCGTCGGGTTACACGTTCCGGACCGATCCCAGCGCGCTGGTCGTCGGCCCGACCGGCCTCGCGTACGACGCCGACAATGACATCCTGTATGTCGCGTCCACCGGCGACAACGCCGTGTTCGCAATCCAGAACGCAGCGTCGACGAATGGCGGCGGCACCGGACGGCTGATCTACTTCGACAAGAAACACCTGCATGGTCCGCTCGCGCTGGCGCTCGCGCCGAACGGCCATCTCGTGACCGCCAACGGCGACGCGGTGAACCCCGATCCGCAACAGCCGAGCGAGATCGTCGAGTTCACGGTGGACGGGCAATTCGTCGCGCAGATGCAGGTCGATATCGTCCCGGGAGCGGCGTTCGGGCTCGCGTTCGGGCTCGGCAGCCAGCGCCAGCCGCAGTTCGCCGCCGTCAACGACAACACGAATACCGCGACCGTCTGGACGCTGCGTCTGAACGGCAACAATCAGCAATAACGCGGTAAGCGGGCGAGCCGCCCACGCCGGAATCGGCCGCGGCCCGTTCGATCACAGGCGATGCGCAGCCGGGGGCGCGCCGCGCGTCGGCCTGTTCCTTGTGTTCCGGCCGGGGGGAGTCCGCTCGCCCCCGGGCCTTGCCCGGGGGGACGGCGGTATCATGCGCCGCGCCGCGACACGCCCGCGATTGCCACTACGCGCCCGAACCTGCGACACTGCCGATTCGTTGCCCGCCCGGCAGACAACCCAGGACGCTCGCGCATGACGACACCCTTCACGCCGCTGCTTCGACGCGCCGCCGCGCTCGCGCTGATCGCCGCGCTCGGCTACGCCGGCTACATGCTGTCCCGGCTCGCGCCGATCGCGACCGGCTATGCGGCCAAGGCGCTGTGCTCGGGCGTGTTCGTCTCGGGACGCCAGGCGGCGTCGGTGATCGACGTGGACATCATGGCGGGTGTGCATCCACTGCTCAAGCTGGTCCGTCCGTCCGTCGACCCCGCCCGTCACCTGGCGCGCGCCACCTTCGCCGGCTTCGCCGAGCGCGAAGCGGTATTCCGGCCGGGGCTCGGCTGCACGCTCGCGCTCGGGCCGTCGACCGACGCGCTGCCCGCTGCGCTGCCCGACCCGGCCGCGCCGCCCGCCGCGCCTGCGGCAACGCCCGTGCCGGACGACGGCGTGGACGCGCGCAAGCTGCAGGCGGCGCTCGACCGCGCGTTCGACGAGCCCGATCCCGCGCGGCCGCGGCGCACGCGCGCGGTGGTCGTGCTGCATCGCGGGCAGGTGATCGCCGAACGCTACGCGCCGGGCTTTTCGGCGGACATGCCGCTGCCCGGCTGGTCGATGAGCAAGAGCGTGACCGCCGCGCTGATCGGCATGCTCGTCGCGCAGCACAAGCTGTCGCCGGACGCATCGGCGCTGCTTCCCGAATGGCGCGACGCCGGCGATCCACGCGCGCGCATCACGCTCGACGAACTGCTGCGGATGACGAGCGGCCTGCGATTCAACGAAGACTACGACGACCCGCTGTCCGACGTCGCCGTGATGCTGTTCACGCAGCCCGACACCGCGCGTTTCGCGTCGGCCAAGCCGCTCGCGGTGCCGCCGGGCACGCGCTGGCATTATTCGAGCGGCACGAGCGCGATTCTCGCGCGCGTGATGCGCGAAGCGATGGGCGGCACGGAAGCCGACTATCTCGCGTTCCCCCACCGCGCGCTGTTCGCGCCGCTCGGCATGCGCGATGCGTTCTTCGAGCCGGATGCGTCCGGTACGCTCGCGAGCGCGTCGTTCATGTACGCGAGCGCGCGCGACTGGGCGCAGTTCGGGCAGTTGCTGCTTCAGGACGGCGTGTGGGACGGCAGGCGCCTGCTGCCGGAAGGCTGGGTGCGCTACATGACGCGCGCGACGCCGCAAGCGCCGCGCCAGGAATTCGGCGCGCATCTGTGGGTGAAGGTGCCCGAACCGTTCAACGACCCCGATCCGCATGCGCCGGCGCTGCCGGCGGACGCGTTCCATGCGGTCGGGCACGAAGGCCAGTTCGTGAGCGTGGTGCCGAGCCGGCAGCTGGTGGTCGTGCGGCTCGGTTTGTCGCGGCCGGAATCCGCGTGGAATCACGAAGCATTCCTCGCGCGCGTGCTCGACGCGGTGCCGGCGCGCGGCGAGTGAAGGCGGCCGGGGCCGCGCGCCGGGGTGCGCCGGCCGCGGTTCGCGCCGCTAGCCCCGGTCAGGGATTCTTGCTGCCGCCATAGGCCTCGAAGCCCGGACGCGCGGCGAGGCGCTCGACATAGCGCGTGAGCGCCGGGAAATCCGGATGCTCGAACGGCGTGCCGAACCAGCGGTTCACCGACAGCCCGATCGCGATGTCGGCGAGCGTGAAGCGGTCGCCGGCCACGAATGCGCCAGTCGCGTCGAGTTGCGCGTTCAGCACGCGCATGTGCTTCGTCCAGTTCGCGATCGACTGCGCGATGGCGTCCGGATCCTGGTGATCGGGCGACTTTCTCACGAGGCCCTGAAACGCGAAAACCCACGAACGGTTCAGGTCCGACGCCTGCCAGTCGAGCCACTGGTCGATCCGCGCGCGAGCCTGCGGTTCGGCCGGATAGAGCGACTCGCCGCCGTAGCGGTTCGCGAGGTAGCGGATGATCGTGTTCGATTCCCAGAGCACGAAATCGTCATCCTTGATGACCGGCACGAGGCCGTGCGGATTCAGCGCGAGG is part of the Burkholderia ubonensis subsp. mesacidophila genome and harbors:
- a CDS encoding serine hydrolase domain-containing protein, which codes for MTTPFTPLLRRAAALALIAALGYAGYMLSRLAPIATGYAAKALCSGVFVSGRQAASVIDVDIMAGVHPLLKLVRPSVDPARHLARATFAGFAEREAVFRPGLGCTLALGPSTDALPAALPDPAAPPAAPAATPVPDDGVDARKLQAALDRAFDEPDPARPRRTRAVVVLHRGQVIAERYAPGFSADMPLPGWSMSKSVTAALIGMLVAQHKLSPDASALLPEWRDAGDPRARITLDELLRMTSGLRFNEDYDDPLSDVAVMLFTQPDTARFASAKPLAVPPGTRWHYSSGTSAILARVMREAMGGTEADYLAFPHRALFAPLGMRDAFFEPDASGTLASASFMYASARDWAQFGQLLLQDGVWDGRRLLPEGWVRYMTRATPQAPRQEFGAHLWVKVPEPFNDPDPHAPALPADAFHAVGHEGQFVSVVPSRQLVVVRLGLSRPESAWNHEAFLARVLDAVPARGE
- a CDS encoding glutathione S-transferase family protein, with translation MLHILGKIPSINVRKVLWLCAELNLPFEREDWGAGFRSTNDPAYLALNPHGLVPVIKDDDFVLWESNTIIRYLANRYGGESLYPAEPQARARIDQWLDWQASDLNRSWVFAFQGLVRKSPDHQDPDAIAQSIANWTKHMRVLNAQLDATGAFVAGDRFTLADIAIGLSVNRWFGTPFEHPDFPALTRYVERLAARPGFEAYGGSKNP